GACGGGGGCGCGGTCTTGATCACGAAGGACAGCGACTTCATTTCGTTGATCGAGCGCCTCGGCGCACCGCCCCAGGTCGTGTGGCTCAGGTGCGGAAATCTCTCCAACCGAGAACTTGAACGGCTCCTGATGGCCACGCTTCCGGATGCGATCCGATTGCTGGAGGAGGGCGAGGCCTTCGTCGAGATAGCGGGCGCGGTGGGGCCGGCTGATTCGTAAGCCGCCTCGCTGAACATACGAGCGTCGGAAGGGCTCGTATAACAACGCGTGTGCCGGCTCCGGGCCTTCGGCCCTCCGCTGCAACCCTTCGCCTTGTCACGGTCCGTGCCAGGCACGGCCCGCGCCAAGACTCAGGGTTCGGCAACGCTGGAACGTTCTATGCGAACACAGCTGGGGAATTGCCCATGCCGAAAGGTCCTACTGGATCGATCTCCGCGAAAATGCCGGCCCGCGGGGAACGCCTGTACG
The window above is part of the Gemmatimonadota bacterium genome. Proteins encoded here:
- a CDS encoding DUF5615 family PIN-like protein; this encodes MKLWLDQMLPRRLCDPIRALTGCETWHVGREFPEDPEIFRAARDGGAVLITKDSDFISLIERLGAPPQVVWLRCGNLSNRELERLLMATLPDAIRLLEEGEAFVEIAGAVGPADS